A single region of the Gemmatimonadota bacterium genome encodes:
- a CDS encoding protein arginine kinase translates to MDRPMDNAMENLYTELLVDVPQWCVPEGDTADLVISSRARLARNLTTLPFVHRSIKNERFRVIEQVENAVQRSENVARSVYLSLLDTSELDRGVLVERRLISPSLADGTRPAGVFIGPGETFSLMVNEEDHLRLQTIKGGLQVRAAWQEADKIDTELSKTLDFAFSDEFGYLTSCPSNTGTGMRLSVLMHLPGLTLADQMASLGCAMEEIGFTVRGLHGEGTGRSGNMYQVSNQCTLGHAEEEIVDRLDRVTRRLAAFEERACDALASRAKRQTVDRVARAYGLLMHARLLGEMEALDALSMLRMGAYMRICKGMETSAFNQLMIAIQPAHIRMASGREMTAEEQDERRAELVREHLRY, encoded by the coding sequence ATGGATAGGCCCATGGACAACGCAATGGAAAACCTGTACACGGAACTGCTGGTCGACGTACCGCAATGGTGCGTGCCTGAAGGCGATACGGCGGACCTGGTGATCAGCAGCCGGGCACGACTTGCGCGGAACCTGACCACCCTGCCCTTCGTGCACCGTTCGATCAAGAACGAGCGGTTCCGCGTGATCGAACAGGTGGAAAACGCCGTCCAGCGCAGCGAAAACGTGGCGCGGTCGGTGTACCTGTCGCTGCTGGACACGTCGGAACTGGACCGCGGGGTGCTGGTGGAAAGACGGTTGATCAGCCCTTCCCTGGCGGACGGGACGCGGCCAGCGGGCGTGTTCATTGGCCCCGGAGAAACCTTCAGCCTCATGGTGAACGAGGAAGACCACCTGCGCCTGCAGACCATCAAGGGCGGCCTGCAGGTGCGCGCCGCCTGGCAGGAAGCGGACAAAATCGATACCGAACTGAGCAAAACACTTGATTTTGCCTTCTCGGATGAGTTTGGTTATTTAACGTCCTGTCCCAGCAACACGGGCACCGGAATGCGGCTGTCGGTGTTAATGCACCTGCCGGGTCTGACCCTGGCGGACCAGATGGCTTCCCTGGGATGCGCCATGGAGGAGATCGGGTTCACGGTGCGGGGACTGCACGGCGAAGGCACCGGGCGATCGGGCAACATGTACCAGGTGTCCAACCAGTGCACCCTGGGACACGCCGAGGAGGAGATCGTAGATCGGCTCGACCGCGTCACGCGCCGGTTGGCCGCCTTCGAGGAACGGGCCTGCGACGCCCTGGCAAGCAGGGCGAAACGCCAGACGGTAGACAGGGTGGCCCGGGCGTACGGCCTGCTTATGCATGCCCGGCTGCTCGGCGAGATGGAAGCGCTGGATGCCCTGTCCATGCTCAGGATGGGCGCGTATATGCGGATCTGCAAGGGCATGGAGACCAGTGCGTTCAACCAGTTGATGATCGCGATACAGCCCGCGCACATCCGGATGGCCTCGGGCCGGGAAATGACGGCGGAGGAACAGGATGAGCGACGCGCGGAGCTGGTCAGGGAACACCTGAGGTACTGA
- a CDS encoding ATP-dependent Clp protease ATP-binding subunit gives MPQGNNNKFTERFKRVMHIAREEAARLQHDYIATEHLLLAFIRDGEGTAAAMLRNMGIDLEDLRQSIEEATVSQSSALTIGQVPFTPRAKQALEIAAHEANNMKSKYVGTEHLLLALVRDKQGIASQILSTYDVTFEKIKEEIQNIQSDRSVTKKDAQRSRTPFLDHFGRDLTEMARGGKLDPVIGRDKEIERVTQVLSRRKKNNPALIGEPGVGKTAIAEGLAQRIVQRSVPQILENKRVVTLDMASIVAGTKYRGQFEDRLKSIMAEITKSDEVIIFIDELHSIVGAGGAEGSLDASNIFKPALARGELQCIGATTLDEYRKHIEKDGALERRFQKVIVDQPSIEETIDMLKGLRSRFEEYHHVKYTDDALEFAVKQSDRYIKDRFLPDKAIDIIDEAGSKAQLSKMTVPEEIREIEEQLQAIQEKKVEAAQQQEFERAAALRDRQEELQREYDEAFMAWRERVSDQVVTVSENDMAQIISSMTGIPMFRLEEQESRSLLRMEDELKKRIIGQDMAIQVLSKAIRRSRSGLKNPNRPIGSFLFLGPTGVGKTELAKILASFLFQDSDALIFIDMSEYMEKFNVSRLIGAPPGYVGFNEGGHLSEKVRRKPYSVILLDEVEKAHPDVFNILLQILDEGTLTDSNGRRVDFRNTIIIMTSNLGTRDINKAGGLGFQQDAKVDYEKMEATVKEEVKKLFNPEFLNRLDESVVFRQLNPSDISRIIDLQLKEINERMSERGIRISLTQSARELLSDKGYDPVYNARFMNQTIQRMLEDPLAEELLKGTFGDGDEIRVGKKGENLTFYKAETADSGKAPVLTESEA, from the coding sequence ATGCCCCAGGGAAACAACAACAAGTTTACGGAACGGTTCAAAAGGGTGATGCACATCGCCCGGGAAGAAGCCGCTCGACTGCAGCATGACTACATCGCCACGGAGCACCTGCTGCTGGCCTTCATCCGGGATGGGGAAGGGACCGCGGCGGCCATGCTGCGCAACATGGGCATCGATCTCGAAGACCTCCGGCAGTCCATCGAGGAGGCTACGGTATCCCAGTCGAGCGCGCTCACGATCGGCCAGGTTCCCTTTACGCCGAGGGCGAAACAGGCCCTGGAGATCGCCGCGCACGAAGCCAACAACATGAAGTCGAAATACGTGGGGACCGAACACCTGCTGCTCGCGCTGGTCCGGGACAAGCAGGGGATCGCCTCCCAGATCCTCTCGACCTACGACGTGACGTTCGAGAAGATCAAGGAAGAGATTCAGAACATCCAGAGCGACCGTTCGGTGACCAAGAAGGACGCCCAGCGCAGCCGGACGCCCTTTCTGGATCATTTCGGTCGCGACCTCACCGAAATGGCGCGCGGCGGCAAACTCGATCCGGTCATCGGCCGCGACAAGGAAATCGAACGGGTCACCCAGGTCCTCAGCCGGCGGAAGAAGAACAACCCGGCGCTGATCGGCGAGCCCGGCGTGGGCAAGACCGCCATCGCCGAAGGGCTTGCGCAGCGCATCGTGCAGCGCAGCGTCCCCCAGATCCTGGAGAACAAGCGCGTCGTGACGCTGGACATGGCCTCGATCGTGGCCGGGACCAAGTACCGGGGACAGTTCGAGGACCGGCTGAAATCCATCATGGCCGAGATCACCAAGTCGGACGAGGTAATCATCTTCATCGACGAGCTCCATTCGATCGTCGGGGCGGGCGGCGCCGAGGGCAGTCTCGACGCGTCCAACATCTTCAAGCCGGCTCTCGCCCGGGGCGAACTGCAGTGCATCGGCGCCACGACGCTTGACGAGTACCGCAAGCACATCGAAAAGGACGGCGCGCTCGAACGCCGGTTCCAGAAGGTGATCGTGGACCAGCCGAGCATCGAGGAAACCATCGACATGCTCAAAGGGCTGCGCAGCCGGTTCGAGGAATACCATCACGTCAAGTATACGGACGACGCCCTCGAGTTCGCCGTTAAACAGTCCGACCGGTACATCAAGGACCGCTTCCTCCCGGACAAGGCCATCGACATCATCGACGAGGCCGGGTCCAAGGCGCAGCTGTCCAAGATGACGGTCCCCGAGGAGATCCGGGAGATCGAGGAACAGCTCCAGGCCATTCAGGAAAAGAAGGTGGAGGCCGCCCAGCAGCAGGAGTTCGAACGCGCAGCCGCGCTGCGGGACCGACAGGAGGAGCTGCAGCGCGAGTACGACGAGGCGTTCATGGCCTGGCGCGAACGGGTGTCCGACCAGGTGGTGACCGTCTCCGAGAACGACATGGCGCAGATCATCTCGAGCATGACGGGCATACCCATGTTCCGGCTCGAGGAACAGGAATCGAGGAGCCTGCTGCGCATGGAGGACGAGCTGAAGAAACGGATCATCGGCCAGGACATGGCCATCCAGGTGCTGAGCAAGGCCATCCGGCGTTCGCGCTCCGGGCTGAAGAACCCCAACCGGCCCATCGGATCGTTTCTCTTCCTCGGACCCACCGGTGTGGGCAAGACGGAACTGGCCAAGATCCTGGCCTCCTTCCTCTTCCAGGACAGCGACGCCCTGATCTTCATCGACATGTCCGAATACATGGAGAAGTTCAACGTGTCCCGTCTGATCGGCGCTCCGCCGGGCTACGTGGGATTCAACGAAGGCGGGCACCTGTCGGAGAAGGTACGGCGCAAACCCTATTCCGTCATTCTGCTGGACGAGGTGGAGAAGGCCCATCCGGACGTATTCAATATCCTCCTGCAGATACTGGACGAGGGCACGCTGACCGACAGTAACGGCCGCCGGGTGGACTTCCGCAACACGATTATTATCATGACTTCCAATCTCGGCACCCGGGACATCAACAAGGCCGGAGGCCTGGGCTTCCAGCAGGACGCCAAAGTCGACTACGAAAAGATGGAGGCCACCGTCAAGGAAGAGGTGAAGAAACTGTTCAATCCGGAGTTTCTGAACCGGCTCGACGAGTCGGTGGTCTTCCGCCAGTTGAACCCGTCCGACATCTCCCGGATCATCGATCTGCAGCTCAAGGAAATCAACGAAAGGATGAGCGAAAGGGGCATCCGCATTTCATTGACGCAGAGTGCGCGGGAACTGTTGTCCGACAAGGGATATGACCCGGTCTACAACGCCCGGTTCATGAACCAGACCATCCAGCGCATGCTCGAGGATCCGCTTGCGGAAGAGCTGCTGAAGGGCACGTTCGGCGACGGCGATGAAATCAGGGTCGGCAAGAAGGGCGAAAACCTGACGTTCTACAAGGCCGAGACCGCTGATTCCGGCAAAGCGCCCGTCCTCACCGAGTCGGAAGCTTGA